A genomic segment from Ramlibacter agri encodes:
- a CDS encoding tripartite tricarboxylate transporter substrate-binding protein: MKSLKRIAVAALAVAACAWLPAAQAQAWKPTKPVEFAVGAGPGGALDQVARTLKNITDQQNTIPTPMIVTDRPAGGGVVALSGLRQHHGDAHYLASWSQQWLTNYVIGDWKESPTAEYTTLAILFSEYVGLAVRADSPLKNANDLVAKLKADPTSVSVAIATALGNHIHIGAAKPLLAAGVDVARMTVVPFKSSAESVTALLGGHVDVVAATTANLVGQVEAGKIRLLAISSPKRLGGVFAQVPTWKEQGIDAEFASMQGIMAPLGLTPAQHEYWTETLTRATATPEWAAFCQRNQWAPRLITGPEAQRFAEEQLVEMRAILRELHLAKQ; the protein is encoded by the coding sequence GTGAAATCACTCAAACGCATCGCGGTCGCCGCCCTGGCGGTCGCCGCCTGCGCCTGGCTGCCGGCCGCCCAGGCGCAGGCCTGGAAGCCGACCAAGCCGGTCGAATTCGCCGTGGGGGCCGGCCCCGGCGGGGCGCTGGACCAGGTGGCGCGGACACTCAAGAACATCACCGACCAGCAGAACACGATCCCCACCCCGATGATCGTGACCGACCGCCCCGCGGGCGGCGGCGTGGTGGCCTTGAGCGGACTCAGGCAGCACCATGGCGACGCGCACTACCTCGCTTCCTGGTCGCAACAGTGGCTGACCAACTACGTGATCGGTGACTGGAAGGAGTCGCCGACAGCGGAGTACACCACGCTCGCGATCCTGTTCAGCGAATACGTGGGACTGGCCGTGCGTGCGGACTCGCCCCTGAAGAACGCCAACGACCTGGTCGCCAAGCTGAAGGCGGACCCCACATCGGTCAGCGTCGCGATCGCCACGGCGCTCGGCAATCACATCCACATCGGCGCGGCCAAGCCGCTGCTGGCCGCCGGCGTGGACGTTGCCAGGATGACGGTCGTGCCCTTCAAGTCCTCGGCCGAATCGGTGACCGCGCTGCTGGGCGGCCACGTGGACGTCGTCGCCGCCACGACCGCCAACCTGGTGGGCCAGGTCGAAGCGGGCAAGATCCGGCTGCTGGCGATCTCTTCGCCCAAGCGGCTGGGCGGCGTGTTCGCCCAGGTGCCGACCTGGAAGGAGCAGGGCATCGATGCGGAATTCGCCTCGATGCAGGGGATCATGGCGCCGCTGGGCCTGACGCCGGCGCAGCACGAATACTGGACCGAGACCCTCACGCGCGCCACGGCCACGCCGGAATGGGCCGCCTTCTGCCAGCGCAACCAGTGGGCGCCGCGCCTGATCACCGGGCCGGAGGCGCAGCGTTTCGCGGAGGAGCAGCTGGTCGAAATGCGCGCGATCCTGCGCGAACTCCACCTCGCGAAGCAATAG